TTTCAAATCTAATTTAAATCGGATAATTTGTCTTATTAAAAAACAGTTAAAATATTATCAAACATGAAACGAATTGCAACAACTTTTGCTCTGGCACTTTTAACAATGCAGGCATGCAAACAGAACCCTTCTGATACTTCAGGAAAAGCAGATAACTCTGCCATAGATATGAAGGTGAGCGGAGAAACTGAAACTCAGGCTAAAATAAATGCACCTATGGTTCCTGCTCCAATCGGAGACCGCGCTGCCAAAAAAGTCGTGGTACACTTAGAAGCTACGGAAGAAGAAGGTGTATTAGCAGATGGTGTAACTTATAAATTCTGGACTTTCAACAGTACAGTTCCGGGAACATTTATTAGAATCAGAGTCGGAGACGAAGTAGAGCTTCACCTAAAAAATGCAAGTAACAGTGTTATGCCGCACAATATTGATCTTCACGCGGTGAATGGTCCAGGTGGTGGCGCAGAAGCAACTAACGTAGCACCGGGGAAAGAAGCCATCTTCAATTTCAAAGCACTAAATCCGGGATTATTTGTTTACCATTGTGCTGCAGCTCCAGTTCCATTGCATATCGCGAACGGAATGTATGGTCTAATTCTCGTGGAACCAGAAGGTGGTTTGCCAAAAGTTGACCGTGAATATTACATTATGCAGGGTGAATTTTATACCAAAGGAAAAACGGACGAAAAAGGATTACAGGAATTTGATCAGGACAAAGGTTTAGACGAAAAACCAACCTACGTCGTATTCAACGGTAAGAAAAATGCTTTGATGGGTCCTGATGCTTTAGAAGCAAAAGTAGGTGAAACCGTACGTTTCTTTGTTGGAAATGGTGGTCCAAACTTGGTCTCTTCTTTCCACGTAATTGGAGAAATTTTCGACAGAGTTTATGTTGAAGGAGGAACAACGATTAATAAAAACATTCAGACAACTGTGATCCCAGCCGGTGGCGCTGCAATGGTTGAATTTAAAGTGGAAGAACCAGGAAATTACATCTTGGTAGACCACTCTATTTTCCGAGCCTTTAACAAAGGAGCAATTGGAACCTTGAAAGTAACAGGCGAAAAAAATCCGAAAGTTTATCATAAAGTTCAATAATCATCACACTAAATATCATAAAAGAAACTGCCATGTCTAAATTTTTTAAAAGAATTCTGTACTTCGGTGGTTTCTTTTTTCTCCTAAATTCCTGCGATAAAGCAAACATCTTGGAAAAGAAGGTAACTTCTACTGAAAAAATTCAGCAAGAAGTGCCCATAACTCCAAACGTGAAAATGGCCCTTATTAAAGGTGGAGAATACCAGCCGTTTTACGGGGAAGACAGTACTTTGGTGCGGGTAGAAGATTTTCTGTTGGATGAAAGACCGGTTACGAACGGGGAGTTTTTAGATTTCGTAAAGAAAAATCCGAAATGGAAACGCAGTCAGGTAAAAGAAGTTTTCGCCGACGATACCTATCTGAAAGACTGGCAAGACGATGAAACACTTCCAAAAAATGCAGATCCGGATGCGCCGATTACTTTTGTTTCGTGGTTTGCAGCAAAAGCTTACGCAAAAAGCGCCGGTAAAAGACTTCCAACTTTAGATGAATGGGAATATGTGGCCATGGCAGACGAAGAAACTTCAAATGCCCGAAATAAGCCCTCCTACTCTGCCCATCTTATTAATCTTTATAATCAAAAGGAAAGAGAGAAACACAAAGTTCAGCTTTCAAAACCTAATTATTGGGGCGTGTACAATATGTTCGATTTGGTATGGGAATGGACGGATGATTTCAATTCCATCATGACAACGAGCGATTCCAGAACGGCAGAATATGATGACAAAGGATTATTTTGCGCTTCCGCTGCAACAAGTACAACCGATGTTTTAAATTACGCATCGTTTATGAGATACGCTTTTCGCTCCAGTTTAAAAGCAAATTATACGGTAGGAAATTTAGGTTTCCGATGTGCAAAAGATGCTGCAAATACTACAAAATGAAAAATTTAATCTTCTTATTAATAACCAGTCTATTTTTATTTTCCTGTCAGGAACATAAAGATCAGCAAGAAAATACCGATTTGAAAGAATCCATATTTCTGCTGGACTCAAAATGGCAGACTCAGGATGCGAAGGAAATTCAGTTAAAAGATTTAAAGGGAAAAAACATTGTCATGGTGATGATTTTC
This DNA window, taken from Kaistella carnis, encodes the following:
- a CDS encoding formylglycine-generating enzyme family protein — its product is MSKFFKRILYFGGFFFLLNSCDKANILEKKVTSTEKIQQEVPITPNVKMALIKGGEYQPFYGEDSTLVRVEDFLLDERPVTNGEFLDFVKKNPKWKRSQVKEVFADDTYLKDWQDDETLPKNADPDAPITFVSWFAAKAYAKSAGKRLPTLDEWEYVAMADEETSNARNKPSYSAHLINLYNQKEREKHKVQLSKPNYWGVYNMFDLVWEWTDDFNSIMTTSDSRTAEYDDKGLFCASAATSTTDVLNYASFMRYAFRSSLKANYTVGNLGFRCAKDAANTTK